The proteins below are encoded in one region of Sporosarcina sp. FSL K6-1508:
- the istA gene encoding IS21 family transposase has protein sequence MKKIMIYMKICELSEMGFSKSAIARKLDISRNTVSKYLKSTSEEFEDYLVSLQSRKKKLDPYRDVIVGWLKKYPDMSSAQVYDWLKENQGLNEDNIVENTTRNYVNELRAAYHIPKVSEQRVYEAVPDSPMGFQAQVDFGQDLVTCNDGKRRRLYFIGFVLSNSRYKYIEFLDRHFHTRDLVRCHENAFEFFGGMPEEMVYDQDALLAVSENAGDLLFTKEFDNYRKLRKFSIYLCRKSDPESKGKIEQVVKFVKHNFMKNREFQDIHLWNQQAIQWLERTGNYKVHHNTKKRPSEVHTVEKLHLRKVSSKFSFENSLIESITRTIQKDNVIRFESNRYSVPTGTYDAKTKNMAYLEVTTDDHLNIRLQTSGELIARHLLCSSKGQLVYDPTHHKKPSPKKTLLRDEIVIRFSNKELICWFLDELNKKYPRHLLDQLKVLQMVIRNHPEHINEALETVKTLHMISANDFRDVAFTLHKESQMQVKEVITNSPKYQEYKAAERSEDYYTDLLSGGKRS, from the coding sequence GTGAAGAAAATCATGATTTATATGAAAATCTGCGAGTTATCCGAAATGGGCTTTTCTAAGTCGGCAATTGCGAGAAAGTTGGACATTTCAAGAAATACCGTTTCTAAATATCTAAAGAGTACATCTGAAGAATTTGAGGATTATTTAGTCTCCTTACAATCACGTAAAAAGAAGTTGGATCCCTACAGGGATGTCATTGTTGGATGGTTGAAGAAATATCCTGATATGAGTAGTGCCCAGGTCTACGACTGGTTGAAAGAGAATCAGGGGTTGAATGAAGATAATATTGTGGAGAATACTACTAGGAATTATGTGAATGAGTTACGTGCTGCATATCATATACCAAAAGTGTCTGAACAAAGAGTTTATGAAGCAGTTCCGGATAGTCCGATGGGTTTTCAAGCACAAGTAGATTTCGGTCAAGATTTGGTGACTTGTAATGACGGAAAGAGAAGAAGGCTTTATTTTATTGGGTTTGTATTATCCAATTCTAGGTATAAGTACATTGAATTCTTAGATAGACATTTCCATACAAGAGATTTAGTCCGCTGTCATGAAAATGCTTTTGAGTTTTTTGGAGGCATGCCTGAAGAAATGGTATATGACCAAGATGCTTTACTAGCTGTAAGTGAAAATGCGGGTGACTTATTATTTACCAAGGAATTTGATAATTACCGTAAACTAAGAAAATTTTCTATTTATTTATGTAGAAAAAGCGATCCCGAATCAAAAGGGAAAATAGAACAAGTCGTCAAGTTCGTGAAGCATAACTTCATGAAGAATCGTGAGTTTCAAGACATCCATTTGTGGAATCAACAAGCCATTCAATGGCTTGAGAGAACCGGAAACTACAAAGTGCATCATAATACAAAAAAAAGACCTTCTGAAGTGCATACAGTCGAAAAACTGCACTTAAGAAAAGTCTCTTCAAAATTCTCTTTCGAGAATTCCCTAATAGAAAGTATAACAAGAACAATTCAAAAGGACAATGTCATACGCTTTGAATCCAATCGTTATTCCGTACCTACAGGTACGTACGATGCGAAAACTAAAAACATGGCATATTTAGAAGTAACCACAGATGACCACCTAAATATTCGATTACAGACATCTGGAGAATTAATCGCGAGACATTTACTCTGTAGTTCGAAAGGACAATTAGTTTATGATCCAACTCATCATAAGAAACCAAGTCCAAAGAAAACGCTATTGAGAGACGAAATTGTGATTAGGTTTTCTAATAAAGAATTGATTTGTTGGTTTTTAGATGAATTGAATAAGAAGTATCCAAGACACTTATTAGACCAGTTGAAAGTATTACAAATGGTCATTCGAAATCATCCAGAGCATATAAATGAAGCGCTGGAAACTGTGAAAACTTTGCATATGATTAGTGCTAATGACTTCAGAGATGTCGCTTTCACGCTACATAAAGAATCACAGATGCAAGTAAAAGAAGTAATTACCAATTCACCAAAATATCAAGAATATAAGGCAGCAGAACGATCAGAAGATTACTACACCGATTTATTATCTGGGGGTAAAAGGTCATGA
- the istB gene encoding IS21-like element helper ATPase IstB, with amino-acid sequence MTSPIELLQEKCRTLRLAETAKELPALLRNAESGSWTYHEFINELLTHEMVCREKKTIHRLMQWADFPYPKTLADYRLEEQNAIGERQFKLLKDLNWIEEMFTLILMGPPGTGKTHLSVGLGTLAIEHGYQVTFVSMGELIYILKSSDYVSKSKTRYKRITTSDLIIIDDVMYMTVDPKEASLFFQFIYDMYDKTAFILTSNKGPNEWGKFLGDTSLTTAILDRLLHRSEVISFGEDEESMRMKYRKTLFPEVSAQT; translated from the coding sequence ATGACCTCTCCTATTGAACTATTACAAGAAAAATGTAGAACCTTGAGACTCGCTGAAACCGCAAAAGAGCTTCCCGCTCTTTTGCGTAATGCAGAATCGGGCAGTTGGACTTATCACGAGTTTATTAATGAACTCCTTACCCATGAAATGGTGTGCAGAGAAAAAAAGACCATTCATCGACTAATGCAATGGGCAGACTTTCCCTATCCAAAAACACTGGCAGATTATCGACTGGAAGAACAAAATGCGATTGGCGAGAGACAGTTTAAATTATTAAAAGATTTAAATTGGATTGAAGAGATGTTTACCCTAATTCTAATGGGCCCACCTGGGACAGGCAAAACACATTTGTCCGTAGGACTAGGCACTTTGGCTATTGAACATGGATATCAAGTGACCTTCGTTTCAATGGGAGAACTAATATATATTTTAAAAAGCAGTGATTACGTTAGTAAATCAAAGACACGCTATAAACGTATTACAACATCAGATTTAATAATTATTGATGATGTTATGTATATGACTGTAGATCCAAAGGAAGCAAGCCTGTTTTTCCAGTTTATATATGACATGTATGATAAAACCGCATTTATATTAACTTCGAATAAGGGTCCAAATGAATGGGGTAAATTTTTAGGAGATACCTCACTGACAACCGCTATATTGGATCGCCTTCTACATCGAAGTGAGGTGATTTCCTTCGGAGAAGACGAAGAAAGTATGCGTATGAAGTACAGAAAGACTTTGTTTCCCGAAGTAAGTGCTCAAACTTAA